From the Saccharomyces paradoxus chromosome V, complete sequence genome, the window GATCTGCAGGGTTTTGAAACATTCATTGCCAATGAGactgaagatgatgattttgatcATTTGCACTGTAAGCTGAACTACTACCCACCATTTGTGCTACACGAGTCGCATGAGGATCCTGAAAAAATTAGTGATTCTGCAAATTCTCATTCCAAGAAGTTCGTGCGTCACCTGCACCAgcatattgaaaaacatcttttgaaagatattAAGCAAGCCGTTAGGAAACCTGAGCTTAAATTTCATGAAAAATCGAAggaagaaacttttgaCAAGATCACCTGGCATTACGGCGAGGAAACGGAGTATCATAATAGACCTTTCAAGATAGACGTTAAAGTAGTTTGCACGCATGAGGATGCCATGGTGTTCGTCGATTACAAAACACATCCTGTAGCCGCAAATTAAAAGTAATGGCGTAAAGAATGCCTTAATACTGAATCCTACCTCCACCCCTAAGTAGTTTATGTACCTTTTAATGATTTACGATTAACCAACTTTCCAAgctcttctttatttgaatCCTGAAACGAGGCCTGAAAGAAGGCGCCATAAATTGGTATCATCGCTGCCTCGCGGTGCCTGAAAATGTCTTCTTAAATTACTATTCAAGTGGTGATTGTATCGATGTTTCTGATCGAGAACTGTTACCCGAACTTTCCACTCGAGTGTATATTTCCGGGTGACAAATTTAATGCATGAacattaattttttactttctctttcttctcaaAATTTCCGAAAAGCATATCAAAACGTTTACTACAGCAAAGGCCTTCCTAGGGTTTTCGATAGCGATTTGAACAGTAAACTAAACTACTACTGTTGTCACTTTTACAATAATCCTAAAAAACTAATATAAAGTGCAAAAAGACCCAATTAAGTACCCCACAATAATCCAGTCATAATGATGAATCCTCACgttcaagaaaatttgcaaGCCATCCATAACGCCCTAAGCAATTTCGATACGTCATTTTTATcggaagatgaagaagattacTGTCCTCTTTGTATTGAGCCAATGGATATTActgataaaaatttttttccctgTCCCTGTGGTTACCAAATTTGTCAGTTTTGCTACAACAATATCAGGCAAAATCCAGAACTAAATGGGCGTTGCCCAGCATGTCGTCGTAAATATGATGACGAAAACGTTAGATACGTCACATTATCTCCGGAGGAGTTAAAAATGGAGAGGGCCAAGCTCGCtaggaaggaaaaagaaagaaagcatagagaaaaagaacgtAAGGAGAATGAATATACGAACAGAAAGCATTTATCAGGTACTAGAgttattcaaaagaatctAGTGTATGTTGTCGGCATCAATCCTCCTGTTCCGTACGAGGAAGTTGCGCCCACCCTgaaatctgaaaaatattttggcCAATATGGTAAGATAAATAAGATTGTGGTTAATAGAAAGACACCTCATTCTAACAACGCGGCCGGCGAGCATTATCACCACCATTCACCAGGCTACGGTGTCTACATAACCTTCGGATCCAAGGATGATGCTGCAAGATGTATAGCCCAGGTAGACGGGACATACATGGATGGCCGCCTGATCAAGGCTGCGTACGGTACCACTAAATACTGTTCCTCTTATTTAAGAGGATTGCCATGCCCAAACCCCAACTGTATGTTTTTGCATGAACCTGGTGAAGAAGCTGattcttttaataaaaGAGAACTCCACAACAAACAACAAGCGCAACAGCAAGGTGGT encodes:
- the RGI1 gene encoding Rgi1p (similar to YER067W), whose translation is MTKKDKKEVKVQTVTTEDGETVKVFEDLQGFETFIANETEDDDFDHLHCKLNYYPPFVLHESHEDPEKISDSANSHSKKFVRHLHQHIEKHLLKDIKQAVRKPELKFHEKSKEETFDKITWHYGEETEYHNRPFKIDVKVVCTHEDAMVFVDYKTHPVAAN